The DNA sequence GATGTTTATGAATGACGAATTATAGTTACTGAATAATGCTTcgctatttttatattataaattttaaagaaactatttaaataagtaacacgaaatttaatgattaatttattatacaaatttgtttaatatctgGCAACACTACCAGTAGTGTTACTACGAAACAGTGTCTCATTTCCCACTTTTGCTCGAAATTTTAagcattaaatgaaaaatgaataaatgatgATGAGAGCGAAGTGTCTTAACGGAAATTGTTTCTTATAAGAGTAATACATAGGAACACCGGCATAGTTTAGTAGTAACATTTTGCTTTACATATAGTATATTGCATTATTCGTGCTTGTCCGTTACTAAGCCGTCGTGTGTCATGACGTGGGCTGGTGGGGCGCTTGGGATAGATGTTTGACTATGTCCACCCAGTCCCACCCCCGCGGCTTCTCGCCCGCTCTGCCTATCTCCGCCTTGTCCCACGCTCTTCTCTTCTGTGCTTTCGTTAACTGTTCCTTTTTCTCTGGTTTCTTGGTTTGGTCAGCCTGGAAGCCATCAAATAGTTAttacttcaattattattttaccaacGAAATGTCTCCATTTCATCATCTATCATCGTAGAGATTCAGATGGTACCTACAGATCTAGTAACCACCCATCTGCTTATTATACACACTTGTGTACTACTGGCTTGCCATGGGGTCTGAACCAGAACTTTTAGAGTAGAGCTTAGTAGAAAACTAAAAGGTATTTGATTGCACCAATAACCATATGATAAATGATAGGTCACTCTGTCAATACTAATGAGGATGAAGTATTGTAGGTTCAACCTCCTCATATGGTATAGTCTTTTATTTGTGCGCCCTGCGCCCCCGAGGATTAATAGGgaagatgaaaaaaaacatctttgttTAAATCTCCACAAAAAAGAATGcaattattccaaaaaaatccAAGTTATAAGGGTTTGAAAATTCTTTAATAGACAGAGAAGGCACTACCTACCCACGACGTTAATACCTTTTAACTGTGTGCAAGAAGAGGATAGCGACACCCCCTCTATATCCCCACTAATAATTTCGGCCACTTATAACTCCGGCATTATTGGACAGATTAAATTATTCTTTCACATCTAGAATTCTTTTTAATGCTTCTCTGTGCTACCATAAAAAATTCTATACTTTTTATACAGTAGTCATCAACCCTATTCCTTACTTTGGGGATTGTGTTGTGAACAAAGTGGGCTCGATGTGTCAGCCTAGTTCTTCTTCGTTTTCCACAAATACATTACAGCAGACCACTAAAACATGCTTACCTGGTCATCTATGACTAGCTTCTCGACTCTGCTAGACACCACCACCTCCTCAGTCTGGTCTGCTAGTACTTCTGCCACTTTCTCCTTCAAGCATTCAAACAGAGTGTATGTCATGGCACAGCCAAGCCATTGTTCTGCTTCTGTGTCCACTATGCTTGTTATCTTCTCTTTTACTTGTGGCAATCtggaaaatgtttaattttttattgctgtaacTGTCATgcattactgtttttttaagacTTGATAAGATCCCACTGGTAGGAAAAGTCTTCCCTTCCACAGAACTCTCTAATTTCACAATATCTGGCCAATTATTGTcaaatttctaatttgttatgTACAAAAGCTTTTGAATGCACATTGTGTTTTTTAGACAGAAACCCTTAAGGGGATTTTCAGAATAGAGTAACAAGATTTGTGGTAGTTCAGGACAGATAGTAAACCGCAGATATACCTAGAGCTATAAATAGAGCATCAAAAAGGTATGTAATCTTAAATTAGTACTTACAAGGATTGATTATagaatatgtttaaattaaagcttGGCTTATCAGTTGGGTATGTAGGCCCCCATTTTATTTCCAATATAAAAGATTTCTCTCCATCAATGTACTGTAAATGAAAGTTACACATAATTATATCTTTAGAATAATAGATGAAGTCTTAGTTTAATTTCTCTCTCTTTAGAATAATATTACACATGGTGATGGCATAGTGCATACTAGTGCATAGTCAGTTAGCTCAAACTTGGCTTGGCATGCAACATTATTGATATCTAGCCTTTAAATACATCAATGTTGAAATAATAGATATTCTTATTCTAACCTAGGTTATAAGCTTAGTTTTGTTAAACTAAttagttcaatttatatatGACGCAAACTTCAAATTCACTAATGCAATTCATTCACCAAGAAAATACCAATTCTACAGACAAATACGCCGACTGAGGTGTTTATTCTGAAAGAAAAGGTCTTTGCTATGGTTATTCAAGGTTTCTCTTGTATGTGAAAACTCACCTTATATTGATAAGTAGTAGCATCAACTTGTTTGAAATTCTCATCTCCTTCATATATTGACTTCAGTACTTCAATCTCCTCAGCTTGCTGCTCTGCATCATCAGACATGACTATAAATGGTTGAGCTGGAatagtaattatatttacttataatttacaactatagaggaaattatataaaaaattccTCTGAATGTTAATAACATAGAATGTTAAAAGTTTGCTATGTGGATTTCACTGCGATATAAGATGTCAATAATATCAAATGATTCTGATATTACTGacttaataaatgtataacagCGTGAATTATATacagaaatattattgttacacCTAATTATGACATTATATTATAACCTAATGTAGCTACCAAGAGAAATTTACACagttaaatataagtatagcAAGTAAGGCTTACTAGCCAGGTATATAGTAGCTCAAATGAATTTTTCGTCCCACTTTTATGGATGTTAGACGTCATGtaaatttttttatgtaagcaaTGTGTATGCAGGTTATCTAAAGGTATGCATGGTGCTTGATTCTTTACTTTCATGATACTGTTACGTATAAAACTAGTCACAAAATGaataccatttttatttatttccccTTGCTTAAGACCAAACTTCCACTTTAAAACAGGGTGTGTAAAAAATCTAGATTGAATATGATTGCATACTTACCGATTTGTAACAAACAACGGCTGTTTTTAAGCTTCTATAGGACAGCGTAGTTCAGATCtagatataaataacaataaatgctAAAGATTTAATCCAAAACTAAGTTACAACACGGAaagttgtaatttgtatttatttaatgcattGTAACTTGTAAGAGCTGGCAAATGACGTTTGACAACCATGACAACCAACCAAACAGCTGGTTGTcacattgtatttttgtactGCTCAGTCAGAATATTCAGGATCGATTTTACAAGAATTATAACTTTTTATCGTTTCAGATGTAAATTAgtattgttacataaaatttaataagtttaactACAAGTAGTTCCATTTCTACCAACGTACGGTATAAATCGAACGAAAAGATAATTAAAGAGTTTCAGTTCCAAATCAGAATATGGCAATAATCACAAACAATATTTGGTGTCTGTGGTTAGCCGCTGTCTAATCTTACAAAAATAGTCGTTATTCGAAACTTTGAATTTGCGAAGCAGGTGAATAGATTGCGTTAGGGCTTTTGCGAGCAATTTCGtgattatgaatataaataagtgTAGTTGTAAAGAGAACCGTGTTCCTACTGCGGGTCGGTCAGGCTGCGGTTGCAACGCGAACACGCACAAAACAATGGACAGCTTCAAAGTGCCAGCTGTTCCGATCACACGACCACTGGGCACCAAAgttaatgaaaacaaagaacATCACCCGTCAGGCCTGGGTGTCGGGGCTGCGAAAAACGAAGATAAGAAAAAGTCGTGGTCTCTCTCTGACTTCGACTTGGGTCGCCCACTCGGCAAAGGTAAATTTGGAAATGTTTACTTGGCACGCGAAAAGGAGTCTCATTACGTCGTTGCTTTGAAAGTGCTCTTCAAGAGTCAAATACTGGACTCAGAAATCGAGCATCAGGTGCGTCGCGAAGTAGAAATTCAGTGCCGACTGCGACACCCGAACATACTACGCATGTACGGATACTTTCACGACGAGAAGCgcatttacttaattttagaaTACGCAAAACATGGTTCCCTgtacaaattgttaaaggaaagAGAGCGCTTCGATGAGAAAACTGTTGCTGTGTATATCAGAGACTTAACTCGAGCCTTAGTGTACTGCCACACAAAGAAAGTTATACACCGTGACATCAAGCCTGAGAATTTGCTCATCGGACATAACGGGGAGCTGAAGATTGCTGACTTTGGCTGGTCTGTACACTCACCATCTTCAAGGAGAATGACACTGTGTGGTACATTAGATTACTTATCCCCAGAGATGATTGAAGGAAAACCACACAGCTATGCTGTAGACATATGGAGCCTTGGAGTACTCTGCTACGAGCTGCTGGTGGGCCTACCACCTTTTGATGCCAAGGACTCTCACCAAACATACAGGAAGATAAGATATGTCATTATTAAATATCCTGATTTTATAACTGACAAAGCTAAAGACTTAATGGGTAAATTGTTAGTCATTGAACCTGAGCAACGACTTTCACTTGTCAAGGTATTGCAACATCCTTGGATTACAGAGAATGCCCCGGAAGGGTCACAGCCACCTCCGCTCAACCCTGAACAAAAGTAAAtatagttaaattttaaatatcccaataaataaattgtgccTCACTAAAAATCtatgtactaatattataaattctatttaaaacaaacaattgtcgTGAAgatcatatatttaattttctaaggTTTTACACTTGAAAGCTTGAAACATGACTGAACTAtccaaatacatatttgtttcaCAAAGCTCTATGACAATAATGtatgaatgtaaataattttaattatataaatttcaactaattaaccttttttatttttgtaatatagaTCAAGAGCATATTTGTCAAATTTAGGAtctctttttacaacaaaatgCCAGTGAATATTTTCCCCAATCAGGCAAATGGTACTTAAAGTGTATCCTATGGCCAAGGCAAGTAAAGCTCCatacattttttgtaagttCATGAGGGCTTTGACCTCTGACTCATTAGTTTCTGAAGATCGTATGGTATGCATGGCGTCGTTCAGCCACTTCTCCACGAGACCGACTTCGACCACCCTCTGTATGTAAATGTCGGCTAACGGTTTCAGTGGAGAGTTTTTATGAAAGCCTAATGATACTGGTATGTTTACAACACAGTCAGACATAATATGCAGGCTTCTCTCTGCGTCCGTTTTTATGCTCACATCGCTTGCGTTAGTAGAGTTATTGAAATCTTCCATTAAGACCCCTGGTGAGTTCTTTCTTTTGACTCTAAGGTATTTCAGAAAATCGGAGTTGTCGTAGTAAGCATAAACTCCTCGCGCAACGTAATCGGCCGCTCGTAAAGGATTGTTGATAGTTTCGAACTTTTTTCCGATTTTCTGTCCGTACTCGTCGAGAGATTCCtcgaaaaacctttttgtttcgGTTCCCCAGCCACCGCAAATGACTTTACTGTCGACTAATTCTCTAAGGGTGTCTATAGTCACCCTCGGTGCGGGGTTTGCCAATATGGCGGTCATACTAGCTCTGTATGAAACAACTAGGAGTATGCAGTAGAGCCAATACCAGCCTGTTAGCAACCTTATCGACCAGCCAGTCGGTAGTCTAGGTAAAGATATCACAAGGAGCATTCCATAAGTGTACAGAATGCTGTTAATTATTTCTCCAAACAGGTACAGGCCGGGTTTCGCATCTGAAAGTAAATATTGGCGGGGTCATGTCTGTTCAAGGAATATTTGCACTGGTACGCGTCTGTTAGTTCAGTGCATCGGCACCTTTTTACCTACAATGAAGGTTCGCAACTTCGATTCACACAAAGGGATCTACCTAGCGTAGGTATTacttaacaaaaagtattttagccTAAAGTTCAGGTGTAATACATCAaccaaagcaaaacaaaaaccaaaaagtCAAGtccgttattaaatatttcttctagAGTAGGTACGTACTGTCGTCATCAATCTGCTTCTTGCCAGATATAGCGTTTTGAAATTTCTTATAGTCTTGAAGATTTTTATGGTTCCTTGCCAGTCCATAAAAAATAGTGCCAGTTATGAGTAACACTAAAAGCACCGCTATCCACATGTACAACctgtaaatagtaaaatagtaAATTCCTGTTATAACGATCATTATAGCAATTTGTCCTTATAATGACGTCAGTCATATAACGGACACGATATCCAATCTATTTTAAGATCATGGAATAAACGAGTTTGGCTCTAACAAAATCCATATACAAACTTAAATGGCAAAATCAAAGTCTTCCAAGAGTTATCAGTCAATGCTTCAGGCGTCAAGAATGTCCAGCACTGCGAAGTGTAAGGTATGCTCAAATCTGTCAGTTCCAAATGATACGGCGTGTACTGCAGGTTCCCTAGAGCGATGTCAGCGCCTCCATTCACCATTTCTCCTAAAAGGCCAGAGAACGAACCGTTTGGTTGCTTCTGGCCCCACTTGTGGAGGTCGGAGTTTCCAGCCTGGTATAGTCGAGGTTTGAAATTCATTTTCTGTGCTAGGGTATGCATAAtctgaaaaatagattttgacgATTGAAACGGTTGACTGGGCAAGGTTCTGCTTCTGCACGGAAACTAGTTAAAGAAGAAGATACTAAACAGTCACCACAATTAACATGGTAGTCTTAATCCCATTTTCAGCAATTGTTGATGTTTCGTAAATTCTGTACTACAATGATCTACTTACTTCGACCTCCACACCGCCAACTTTCTGCGAATCATTATTCTTTACAACCACCACAGAAGGAATGTGGTCCAAATAAACAACATTCATCAGTTTCCCGTTCAAATTATGGGTTTTGTCTACAAATAACGGTCGCTTATAGTGGAAATTATCGTTCTTCCAAATATCAACCCGTCTCGGAACAAAAACTGTTGTTATGGGATGCGGAAACGGTACTGTGGATAGTTCAAACCAGGCTTTGCTTTTAGCAACACCTATATTTTTTCTATgatatttaatgaatattatgtTGATAACTCGTCGCCAAATGTAGTGTAAGTCGCGGTGAAATAGTCTTATATCATGGAGCATGAGAAATTTGGCTCTTGTATCGATGATGCGATGCCTGCAAGATAatacctaaattaaatatttggcaGAAAATATAGAAAGTATTGGACTGTAGGTATTTTCATTGTGAAAAAACTTGTTTATCTGTACTTGCCAGTTTATaccagttttttatttatttcatagttcCATTTTCATTCTTACCTATCTCCAAATCGGAGTAACCGTGACGCTTGCAGTCCATTAGCCAGCAGAATAACGTAAACATTGCACCCTTCTTTCCTCGCCGCTTTTAACGATTTCAATGTGTGATAATTCGGAGATAAAAGATCTTCGTAGTCTTCAACAACTGTCTATAAGAATACAACCTTAGATAAATACCTTCTCAGACCTTTTGTATGCTCGATAATCAGACGACCGAACAGTATGTAAGTTACGGCACTTTTTTGAATATGAAGAAACAGGAAATGTGTTGTTTTTCTACTCTCCCGTACAAAGCAAAGGCTCTGGTTAAGGTCAAGGCGGGTAAATCAAGTACCTGGTGGACGGAGCATTTTACCTAAGTTAATTATAGCGTAATCCATAATACGACTCTTACCATAACAAAAGGCACACCAGGAGTCCTCTTGAACAAGGGTCCAGCAAATACATTCAAATAGACCTCATCACATATTATAGCGACGCACTTGACCTCGTAGTCTTTCCGCACTACATAGAGCAGGTCAATTACGAGACCTTCAAGTTCTCCACGTTGATGGAGCTCGGTTAGGATAGGAAACGAAGCAGAAGACTTCGCATTCACTAATGCTCTGAAAAAAAGATCCATGTTTTTACAAACTACCAGGATTATAAGTAACTAGGTACCTAATAGGTACCGAATTTGTCGTGTTTAGTGCACCAAGTTTTGAGGCGAGGACGGGTTATGCGGGGAGGGACACGTCCTCTATTAGGAAGTTATCTATGACCGATACCGCTGGTATGATATGGATGGATGCCTTTTCCCAGCCGTGGGGCAGTACAGGCTGAATATGAATTTTATgggacttaaaaaaatatattgtttcacAACATTTAAATCTTCTGTACTTACACGCTAATTAAAGCCAAAATAAGGAATATTCTCAACATTACTGCACGCACTATCCCCTGACTAAACCATACTGGTTTTCACTTGACTagaattgaataaaaagtttgtaattaCCGGCTGTACGTACAAACTGATTGACGTgctcataatatatgtaaaaccCAATTACGGAATCTGATTCGTTTCCATTTCATTCAATCGATTTTAGTAAAAATTTCATGTTTAATCATGAggaatgtaaatgtttttgtgttccGGGAATAAGTTAAAAAGTTCATCACTATGAGCTTCTAACGCGTCCTGCTCTGCctgtt is a window from the Trichoplusia ni isolate ovarian cell line Hi5 chromosome 3, tn1, whole genome shotgun sequence genome containing:
- the LOC113508826 gene encoding RWD domain-containing protein 4, giving the protein MSDDAEQQAEEIEVLKSIYEGDENFKQVDATTYQYKYIDGEKSFILEIKWGPTYPTDKPSFNLNIFYNQSLLPQVKEKITSIVDTEAEQWLGCAMTYTLFECLKEKVAEVLADQTEEVVVSSRVEKLVIDDQADQTKKPEKKEQLTKAQKRRAWDKAEIGRAGEKPRGWDWVDIVKHLSQAPHQPTS
- the LOC113508823 gene encoding serine/threonine-protein kinase Aurora-2-like; protein product: MNINKCSCKENRVPTAGRSGCGCNANTHKTMDSFKVPAVPITRPLGTKVNENKEHHPSGLGVGAAKNEDKKKSWSLSDFDLGRPLGKGKFGNVYLAREKESHYVVALKVLFKSQILDSEIEHQVRREVEIQCRLRHPNILRMYGYFHDEKRIYLILEYAKHGSLYKLLKERERFDEKTVAVYIRDLTRALVYCHTKKVIHRDIKPENLLIGHNGELKIADFGWSVHSPSSRRMTLCGTLDYLSPEMIEGKPHSYAVDIWSLGVLCYELLVGLPPFDAKDSHQTYRKIRYVIIKYPDFITDKAKDLMGKLLVIEPEQRLSLVKVLQHPWITENAPEGSQPPPLNPEQK
- the LOC113508827 gene encoding glutamate receptor ionotropic, delta-2, whose product is MDLFFRALVNAKSSASFPILTELHQRGELEGLVIDLLYVVRKDYEVKCVAIICDEVYLNVFAGPLFKRTPGVPFVMTVVEDYEDLLSPNYHTLKSLKAARKEGCNVYVILLANGLQASRLLRFGDRHRIIDTRAKFLMLHDIRLFHRDLHYIWRRVINIIFIKYHRKNIGVAKSKAWFELSTVPFPHPITTVFVPRRVDIWKNDNFHYKRPLFVDKTHNLNGKLMNVVYLDHIPSVVVVKNNDSQKVGGVEVEIMHTLAQKMNFKPRLYQAGNSDLHKWGQKQPNGSFSGLLGEMVNGGADIALGNLQYTPYHLELTDLSIPYTSQCWTFLTPEALTDNSWKTLILPFKLYMWIAVLLVLLITGTIFYGLARNHKNLQDYKKFQNAISGKKQIDDDNAKPGLYLFGEIINSILYTYGMLLVISLPRLPTGWSIRLLTGWYWLYCILLVVSYRASMTAILANPAPRVTIDTLRELVDSKVICGGWGTETKRFFEESLDEYGQKIGKKFETINNPLRAADYVARGVYAYYDNSDFLKYLRVKRKNSPGVLMEDFNNSTNASDVSIKTDAERSLHIMSDCVVNIPVSLGFHKNSPLKPLADIYIQRVVEVGLVEKWLNDAMHTIRSSETNESEVKALMNLQKMYGALLALAIGYTLSTICLIGENIHWHFVVKRDPKFDKYALDLYYKNKKG